One stretch of Pedobacter riviphilus DNA includes these proteins:
- a CDS encoding alpha/beta hydrolase family protein, with protein sequence MSVSIKILCLFFALYNFTALAQSVAPDEYGLKEFRIEDKKLGLINFYVDTTNLKRKSPLFIETNGSGGMSLCLYIKGKKFVTTSTSFNSLLLDKTKDKFHYVILGKPGTAFCDTLDLNMGVEEFQKNVSRAVTLNYHFSPEYTKRLSLYWRVEATKKVIAYLIKHGFWDHTKLIAYGYSEGGQVVPALAVAEKRITHVIPVVGSGLNQFYGDILEWRIKAQRGEISQQAAQDSIVSYMTKVTDIYRNPNDITKEFGGHSYKRWASFGSSVPFENLRKLNIPIYLISASADHNSPIYSLDYVWLDFVRLGKNNLVYETCVGCDHYLNNNDSKSKVDYIQKILDWLDKPIN encoded by the coding sequence ATGAGCGTTAGTATAAAAATTCTCTGCCTATTTTTCGCCCTATACAATTTCACTGCATTAGCCCAATCAGTTGCGCCGGATGAGTACGGATTAAAAGAGTTCAGAATAGAGGATAAAAAATTAGGGCTTATAAATTTTTATGTTGATACGACCAACTTGAAAAGGAAATCGCCTTTATTTATTGAGACAAATGGCAGCGGTGGAATGTCACTCTGCCTGTATATAAAAGGTAAAAAATTTGTAACCACCTCCACTTCATTTAATTCCTTACTCCTGGATAAAACTAAAGATAAGTTTCACTATGTAATACTAGGGAAGCCTGGTACTGCTTTTTGTGACACGTTAGATTTGAATATGGGGGTAGAAGAATTTCAAAAGAATGTATCAAGAGCTGTTACACTTAATTACCATTTTTCCCCTGAATACACTAAAAGATTAAGTTTATACTGGCGTGTGGAGGCAACAAAAAAAGTTATTGCATATTTAATTAAGCATGGTTTTTGGGATCACACTAAATTGATTGCTTACGGATATTCTGAAGGTGGGCAGGTTGTCCCGGCATTAGCCGTCGCCGAAAAACGCATTACACACGTAATTCCGGTTGTAGGTAGTGGATTAAATCAATTCTACGGAGATATATTGGAATGGAGAATAAAAGCACAACGCGGTGAGATTTCTCAACAGGCTGCACAGGATAGTATCGTAAGCTATATGACAAAGGTTACAGATATTTACAGAAATCCAAACGACATAACAAAAGAGTTTGGAGGCCATTCTTACAAAAGATGGGCAAGTTTTGGTTCTTCGGTACCATTCGAGAACCTCAGAAAGTTGAACATACCCATCTACTTAATTAGCGCATCTGCAGATCATAATTCGCCGATTTATAGTTTGGATTATGTGTGGCTTGATTTTGTTCGCCTTGGTAAAAATAATTTGGTGTATGAAACTTGTGTGGGATGTGATCATTATCTTAACAATAATGATAGTAAATCAAAAGTCGATTATATCCAAAAAATATTGGACTGGCTGGACAAACCAATTAACTAG
- a CDS encoding winged helix-turn-helix transcriptional regulator — protein MKDTKKRSDCPISNSLDIWGDKWSLLIVRDLMFSKQCTYGDFLKSGEKIATNILAARLQMLEENGIITKLSHPDSKAKVLYRLTQKGIDLLPLMVEINLWADKYCILSAERKALLEEIKKDKEAFIKTSIKELKEIN, from the coding sequence ATGAAGGATACAAAAAAGAGGTCGGACTGTCCTATTAGCAACTCGCTTGATATCTGGGGAGACAAATGGTCATTATTGATTGTTAGGGATCTCATGTTTTCAAAACAGTGTACTTATGGTGATTTTCTAAAGTCGGGTGAAAAAATAGCAACCAATATTTTGGCAGCCCGCTTACAAATGCTGGAAGAAAATGGGATCATCACCAAGTTAAGTCATCCCGATAGTAAAGCAAAAGTATTATACAGGCTCACCCAAAAAGGAATTGATTTATTGCCACTGATGGTTGAAATTAACCTATGGGCGGATAAATATTGCATCTTATCTGCAGAAAGGAAAGCGCTATTGGAAGAAATCAAAAAAGACAAAGAAGCATTTATAAAAACAAGTATAAAGGAATTAAAAGAGATTAATTAA